A genome region from Thermococcus gorgonarius includes the following:
- a CDS encoding inorganic phosphate transporter — MDPWLLITIVLGFAMAWAIGANDAANSMSTAVGAKAITPKQAVIIAGILEFTGAYFFGKSVTETIRKGILDPTMITDPNVLIYGSAAALLAATIWLVIATKFGLPVSTTHSIIGGIVGYGIVYAGTAIVNWGKMGQVVLSWILSPIIGALMAFLIFKAMTRSIFETKDPVRNARIWSPFWIGLAFVVIGTMFYIKVLHGGDLKAGVMMYGLPAGVVTFIVTYLLIKLRFRSADPLINVESIFKKAQLVTSSYVALAHGSNDVANAIGPVAAVYAVATMGLSGMQVPVPRWILAMGGLGITIGVATYGYKVMETVGKKITELTNTRGFTIQFSAATVVLVSSWLGLPISTTHVVVGAVIGVGLARGVKAINKDIVRDIIISWFVTVPVAALISAAIFKILMLVG; from the coding sequence ATGGATCCATGGCTGCTGATAACGATAGTCCTGGGTTTTGCCATGGCTTGGGCAATAGGTGCCAACGATGCCGCGAACTCAATGAGCACCGCCGTTGGGGCGAAGGCGATAACGCCGAAACAGGCCGTCATCATAGCGGGAATACTGGAGTTCACAGGTGCCTACTTCTTCGGGAAGAGCGTTACCGAGACAATAAGGAAGGGAATCCTCGACCCAACTATGATAACCGATCCGAACGTTCTCATCTATGGTTCTGCTGCAGCACTCTTGGCTGCTACGATATGGCTGGTTATAGCGACGAAGTTCGGACTTCCGGTCTCAACAACCCATTCAATCATTGGGGGAATAGTCGGCTACGGAATCGTCTACGCGGGAACAGCGATAGTCAACTGGGGCAAGATGGGTCAGGTTGTCCTGAGCTGGATCCTTTCCCCCATTATCGGAGCCCTTATGGCATTCCTCATATTTAAAGCTATGACTAGAAGCATTTTTGAAACTAAAGACCCGGTTAGGAATGCCCGTATCTGGTCTCCGTTCTGGATAGGCCTTGCCTTTGTGGTAATCGGAACGATGTTCTACATCAAAGTCCTCCACGGGGGCGACCTCAAGGCGGGCGTGATGATGTACGGCCTCCCCGCGGGCGTTGTTACTTTCATCGTGACATACCTCTTGATAAAGCTCCGCTTCAGGAGTGCAGACCCCCTCATAAACGTCGAGAGCATCTTTAAGAAAGCCCAGCTCGTGACTTCAAGCTACGTTGCCCTGGCACACGGTTCCAACGACGTTGCGAATGCAATAGGGCCGGTAGCGGCCGTCTACGCCGTCGCCACTATGGGCCTCAGCGGAATGCAGGTGCCGGTTCCCAGATGGATACTGGCGATGGGCGGTCTTGGAATAACCATTGGCGTGGCCACCTACGGGTACAAGGTTATGGAGACCGTCGGGAAGAAGATAACCGAACTGACCAACACGAGGGGGTTCACAATACAGTTCTCCGCCGCGACCGTCGTTCTCGTCTCAAGCTGGCTCGGCCTTCCAATATCCACAACTCACGTCGTCGTTGGGGCGGTTATAGGCGTCGGCCTCGCCAGGGGAGTAAAGGCAATAAACAAGGACATCGTTAGGGATATAATAATCTCCTGGTTCGTTACCGTCCCGGTCGCCGCTTTGATCAGCGCGGCCATATTCAAAATCCTGATGCTCGTGGGGTGA
- a CDS encoding TIGR00153 family protein — protein MQVWTKLFAKSPFKPLIKHSEVVLNTVETLEKALQAWERGDYEEMKRLAVEVDRLEDVADKIKEEIRDSLSSKLMMAVAREDVLIYLHMQDKVADAAEDTAKWLLVKKPGTIPAEIKDIIIRMGAESIKAAKLVHKAIVQMDRVIESGFSENEIKAEYEIIHKIEGVESKIDGLDTELMQKVFEMADKLSWGDGFYILNIARTLSNISDKAKDAAERIRLMMNK, from the coding sequence ATGCAGGTCTGGACAAAGCTCTTCGCGAAGAGCCCATTTAAGCCGCTCATAAAGCACTCCGAGGTAGTGCTCAACACGGTTGAGACCCTCGAGAAGGCCCTCCAGGCGTGGGAGAGGGGAGACTACGAGGAAATGAAGAGGTTAGCGGTCGAGGTGGACAGGCTTGAGGATGTCGCCGATAAGATAAAGGAGGAAATCCGCGACTCGCTCAGCTCAAAGCTCATGATGGCCGTAGCCAGAGAGGACGTCCTCATATACCTCCACATGCAGGACAAGGTGGCCGACGCCGCCGAGGACACCGCCAAGTGGCTCCTCGTGAAGAAGCCCGGCACGATTCCGGCTGAGATCAAGGATATAATAATCCGGATGGGGGCAGAGAGCATAAAGGCAGCAAAGCTCGTCCACAAGGCGATAGTCCAGATGGATCGGGTTATAGAGAGCGGCTTCTCGGAGAACGAGATAAAGGCTGAGTACGAGATAATTCACAAGATAGAGGGTGTTGAGAGCAAAATAGACGGGCTTGACACCGAGCTAATGCAGAAGGTCTTCGAGATGGCAGACAAGCTGAGCTGGGGCGACGGTTTCTACATCCTCAACATAGCCAGAACCCTCAGCAACATCTCGGACAAGGCAAAAGATGCGGCCGAGAGGATAAGGCTCATGATGAACAAGTGA
- a CDS encoding Lrp/AsnC family transcriptional regulator, whose product MVTAFILMVTAAGKEREVMEKLLAMPEVKEAYVVYGEYDLVVKVETETLKDLDHFITEKIRRMPEIQMTSTMIAI is encoded by the coding sequence ATGGTGACGGCTTTTATTTTGATGGTTACTGCCGCTGGAAAGGAAAGGGAAGTCATGGAGAAGCTTCTGGCCATGCCCGAAGTCAAGGAGGCCTACGTCGTTTACGGAGAGTACGACCTCGTCGTTAAGGTCGAGACCGAGACCCTCAAGGACCTTGACCACTTCATAACCGAGAAGATAAGGCGCATGCCCGAGATCCAGATGACCTCGACGATGATAGCCATCTGA
- a CDS encoding serine/threonine protein kinase, which translates to MFEHLIPRPTVEAIMEHLEELGIGELTPFSKGTTSLVFTGNLGEKKVVVKLQRPDSPRNNFEREAKLIRVVSKFGITPPLLFTGVFKGLNYMVREFASGEPILYADLEKSHIIEIALKTALLDRLGLDHGQIQGGKHIIIGKRVYFIDFEKAGWRKPRNLTSAMAMMFLGDNSIAKRVREKFSLDRDFLDELRDELREYKKTGRLSGILRFLSRL; encoded by the coding sequence ATGTTCGAGCACCTGATACCTAGACCAACAGTAGAGGCCATCATGGAGCATCTGGAGGAACTGGGGATAGGGGAGCTGACCCCCTTCTCCAAGGGAACCACCAGTCTGGTTTTTACCGGAAACCTCGGGGAGAAAAAAGTGGTTGTCAAGCTTCAAAGGCCAGATTCCCCCCGGAACAACTTTGAGAGGGAGGCAAAGCTGATACGGGTGGTGTCAAAGTTTGGAATAACACCCCCTTTGCTTTTCACCGGGGTGTTCAAAGGCCTGAACTATATGGTTCGGGAGTTCGCTTCCGGCGAGCCCATTCTGTACGCCGATCTTGAGAAGTCCCATATAATCGAGATAGCGCTCAAAACAGCCCTTCTGGATAGGCTCGGGTTAGATCACGGCCAGATTCAGGGAGGAAAGCATATAATAATCGGGAAGCGCGTTTACTTTATCGATTTCGAGAAGGCCGGCTGGAGGAAGCCAAGGAACCTTACCTCGGCGATGGCGATGATGTTTTTGGGGGACAATTCAATAGCCAAGAGGGTCAGGGAAAAGTTTTCTCTTGATCGTGATTTTCTTGACGAACTTAGAGATGAACTGAGGGAATACAAAAAAACTGGAAGGCTCTCAGGAATTTTGAGGTTTCTCTCCAGACTTTAG
- a CDS encoding alpha/beta hydrolase family protein yields the protein MSDIEWNEKTFSKFAYLGDPGIRGSFVAYTLTKANLDDDKYENTIVVENLETGARRFVENASMPRISPDGKKLAFMRPNEEKKASEIWVADLQTLSAKKVLTAKNVRSVQWNDDSRRLLVVGFKRRDDEDFVFDDDVPAWFDGMGFFDGEKTTFWILDTESEEVIESFEKPRFSSGLWHGDSIVVNVPHREGSKPALFKFWDIYLWKDGEEEKLFERVSFVAVDSDGKVILLRGKREKRFMSEHDWLYLWDGELRPVYEGPLNTGQAKLDGGKVYFTLANAGRVNLYLWDGDVKQITAGDHWVMGFDVHDGRVVALIETATRLRELYIYDGELRQLTDYNGPIFAKLKTFEPRHFRFKSIDLEIDGWYIKPELKEEEKAPVIVFVHGGPKGMYGHYFKYEMQLMASKGYYVVFVNPRGSNGYDEDFALRVLERTGLEDFQDIMNGIEEFFKLEPQADRERVGITGISYGGFMTNWALTQSDLFKAGISENGISYWLTSHAFSDIGLWYDVEVIGPNPLENENYRKLSPLFYAKNVKAPILLIHSLEDYRCPLDQSLMFYHVLRDMGKEAYIAIFRRGAHGHSIRGKPKHRSKRYKLFIEFFERKLKRYEEGFDVEKILDGKKE from the coding sequence ATGAGCGACATCGAATGGAATGAGAAGACCTTTTCTAAGTTCGCCTACCTCGGCGACCCGGGGATAAGGGGCAGCTTTGTCGCCTACACTCTTACGAAGGCAAATCTCGACGACGACAAGTATGAGAACACAATAGTCGTTGAGAACCTCGAAACCGGGGCTAGGCGCTTCGTCGAGAACGCCTCGATGCCCAGAATTTCTCCAGACGGCAAAAAACTCGCCTTCATGAGGCCCAACGAGGAGAAGAAGGCAAGTGAGATATGGGTCGCTGACCTTCAGACTCTCAGCGCCAAGAAAGTTCTCACAGCCAAAAACGTCCGCTCAGTCCAGTGGAACGACGATTCTAGGAGACTGCTTGTCGTCGGCTTCAAGAGGCGTGATGATGAGGACTTCGTCTTTGACGATGATGTCCCGGCGTGGTTCGACGGCATGGGCTTCTTCGACGGTGAGAAGACAACCTTCTGGATACTCGACACGGAGAGCGAGGAGGTCATAGAGAGCTTTGAAAAACCCCGCTTCAGTTCCGGCCTTTGGCACGGCGATTCCATAGTGGTCAACGTCCCGCACCGCGAGGGTTCAAAGCCGGCCCTCTTCAAGTTCTGGGACATCTACCTGTGGAAGGACGGGGAAGAGGAGAAGCTCTTCGAGCGCGTTTCCTTTGTGGCGGTTGATTCCGATGGGAAGGTTATCCTCCTCCGCGGAAAGAGGGAGAAGAGGTTCATGAGCGAGCACGACTGGCTCTACCTCTGGGATGGAGAGCTTAGGCCCGTTTACGAGGGGCCGCTCAACACCGGACAGGCCAAGCTCGACGGAGGAAAGGTCTACTTCACGCTCGCGAATGCAGGAAGGGTGAACCTATACCTCTGGGACGGCGATGTTAAGCAGATAACGGCCGGCGACCACTGGGTGATGGGCTTCGACGTTCACGACGGAAGGGTCGTTGCCTTAATCGAAACCGCAACGAGGCTGAGGGAGCTTTACATTTACGACGGCGAGCTTAGACAGCTGACCGACTACAACGGGCCTATCTTCGCCAAGCTGAAGACCTTCGAGCCGAGGCACTTCCGCTTCAAGAGCATTGACCTAGAGATAGACGGCTGGTACATCAAGCCCGAGCTGAAGGAAGAGGAGAAGGCCCCGGTGATAGTCTTCGTCCACGGTGGGCCTAAGGGAATGTACGGCCATTACTTCAAGTACGAGATGCAGTTGATGGCGAGCAAAGGCTACTACGTTGTCTTCGTGAATCCACGCGGCAGCAACGGCTATGACGAGGACTTTGCCCTCAGGGTTCTTGAGAGAACAGGTTTAGAAGACTTCCAGGACATAATGAACGGCATCGAGGAGTTCTTCAAGCTCGAGCCGCAGGCAGACCGCGAGAGGGTTGGAATAACGGGCATAAGCTACGGCGGCTTCATGACCAACTGGGCCTTAACGCAGAGCGACCTCTTTAAGGCAGGGATAAGCGAGAACGGAATAAGCTACTGGCTCACCAGTCATGCGTTCTCTGACATAGGCCTCTGGTACGACGTGGAGGTGATAGGCCCGAACCCGCTGGAGAACGAGAACTACAGAAAGCTAAGCCCGCTTTTCTACGCGAAGAACGTTAAGGCTCCGATCCTGCTCATCCACAGCCTTGAGGACTACCGCTGCCCGCTCGACCAGAGCCTCATGTTCTACCACGTTCTCAGGGACATGGGGAAGGAAGCCTACATCGCGATATTCAGGCGTGGTGCTCATGGCCACAGTATCCGCGGCAAGCCAAAGCACCGCTCAAAGCGCTACAAGCTTTTCATTGAGTTCTTTGAGAGAAAGCTGAAGAGATATGAGGAAGGTTTTGACGTCGAGAAGATACTGGATGGAAAAAAGGAGTGA
- a CDS encoding class I SAM-dependent methyltransferase: MQEAYYLTFREAWILLSSKGIVKLNLDLRKTNRTQEVKTTEQGVIFPDGSLVEWDIIKKIAKDSKTVYFVSRGEVYKAAIAGENGFYKLVPTIPPTIEINGIRMHRTKDVNPLQDTRNKVDSVKPKEGETILDTCMGLGYTAIEASKRGAYVITIEKDPNVMELARINPWSRELFSGGKIQVIQGDAFEVVKKFRDESFDAIIHDPPRFSLAGHLYSEEFYHKLFRILKPGGRLFHYVGNPGKRYRKKDLQKGVMERLRKVGFAGVKKVEKALGVVARKPEKERD; the protein is encoded by the coding sequence ATGCAGGAAGCCTACTACCTAACGTTCAGGGAAGCGTGGATTCTTCTCAGCTCAAAGGGGATTGTAAAGCTTAACCTTGACCTCAGAAAAACCAACAGGACTCAGGAAGTTAAAACAACGGAGCAGGGGGTTATTTTCCCCGACGGAAGTTTGGTTGAGTGGGACATAATAAAAAAGATCGCAAAGGACAGCAAAACTGTTTATTTCGTTTCCCGGGGAGAAGTTTACAAGGCCGCAATAGCAGGAGAAAATGGCTTCTACAAGCTAGTACCCACGATTCCTCCGACGATAGAGATAAATGGGATAAGAATGCACAGAACGAAGGACGTAAATCCCCTCCAGGATACGAGGAACAAAGTTGACTCAGTAAAGCCAAAGGAAGGGGAAACTATTCTGGACACATGCATGGGGCTCGGCTATACCGCCATCGAAGCCTCAAAGAGGGGAGCCTACGTAATAACGATTGAGAAGGACCCCAACGTTATGGAGCTCGCCAGGATAAACCCCTGGAGCAGAGAACTGTTCAGTGGGGGAAAAATACAGGTGATCCAGGGAGACGCGTTCGAAGTCGTTAAGAAGTTCAGGGACGAAAGTTTTGATGCAATCATTCACGACCCTCCCCGCTTCTCTCTAGCCGGTCATTTGTATTCAGAAGAGTTTTACCATAAGCTGTTCAGGATTCTAAAGCCCGGGGGGAGGCTCTTCCACTACGTTGGCAATCCCGGAAAGAGGTACAGGAAAAAAGACCTCCAGAAAGGGGTTATGGAACGTCTAAGGAAGGTCGGTTTTGCTGGAGTCAAAAAGGTTGAGAAAGCGCTCGGAGTTGTTGCGAGAAAACCGGAAAAGGAAAGGGATTAG
- a CDS encoding DUF257 family protein has protein sequence MKFSEYIKTITPGESVLIEHSAVSLYPLLFYLIGQEKEWKNILVIDVLDSALPVFRQLKAANLDVPLEKLDRVKAGGTSEWGKKILEVDPHEDPGIFMTRFLSKLTRYYHENKGVTTFIINPERVIPLQDNKPSFILYLANTAAGFLGDPSRTTFYFVNFEIANRKYLALLEECFTRVLRINERGEIKILKSINTDEEGNILEPK, from the coding sequence ATGAAGTTCAGCGAGTATATAAAGACGATAACTCCTGGAGAAAGCGTTCTGATAGAGCACTCCGCAGTATCTCTTTATCCACTTTTGTTCTATCTCATTGGACAGGAAAAAGAATGGAAAAACATCCTAGTAATCGATGTATTGGACTCAGCCCTACCAGTATTCCGTCAGCTAAAGGCAGCAAACTTGGACGTCCCACTTGAAAAGCTGGACAGGGTAAAGGCAGGAGGGACCTCTGAATGGGGCAAAAAGATACTAGAAGTCGATCCTCACGAAGATCCGGGGATATTCATGACGCGTTTCCTCTCGAAGCTGACCAGATACTACCATGAGAACAAAGGCGTAACGACGTTTATCATTAACCCCGAGAGAGTAATCCCCCTACAGGACAACAAGCCCTCCTTCATCCTCTACCTTGCAAATACAGCAGCAGGATTCCTTGGAGATCCAAGCAGAACCACTTTTTACTTTGTTAACTTCGAAATTGCTAACAGAAAATACCTTGCACTCCTGGAGGAGTGCTTTACACGGGTCCTACGCATAAACGAGAGAGGGGAGATAAAAATACTCAAGTCAATTAATACAGACGAAGAAGGAAACATTCTTGAGCCAAAATAG
- a CDS encoding DUF257 family protein: MIRDVLKKVERFGGIVLIEYSSLDHPEVVFREVLEFWRKMGIRPMIVDIGETLNIFVKQLEFEGETVGIDDIPVIKELGKLRLGRVIGEVSEIEDFEYHMAKYAQVARKVPKESRKHTIVLGMEKFVFNFLDDPPKLERYFERINRRYLKSEDLRDVIFLNVSVASDYLTKSLEQDSDYVLRLKRDTLEVVKSPWGWVE, from the coding sequence ATGATAAGGGACGTTTTGAAAAAAGTCGAAAGGTTCGGTGGAATAGTTCTAATCGAGTATTCCTCCCTAGACCACCCGGAGGTTGTGTTCAGGGAAGTCCTGGAATTCTGGAGGAAAATGGGGATCAGACCAATGATAGTGGACATAGGAGAAACACTAAACATCTTCGTGAAACAACTCGAGTTCGAAGGAGAGACTGTAGGGATAGACGATATACCCGTGATAAAAGAGCTTGGAAAGCTGAGACTCGGCAGAGTAATTGGAGAGGTCTCCGAGATAGAGGACTTTGAGTATCATATGGCAAAGTACGCCCAGGTAGCCAGAAAGGTTCCAAAGGAAAGCAGAAAACACACGATTGTCCTTGGAATGGAGAAGTTCGTGTTCAATTTCCTCGACGATCCTCCCAAGCTTGAAAGGTACTTCGAAAGGATAAACCGCAGATATCTGAAAAGCGAAGACCTCAGGGACGTTATCTTCCTCAACGTGTCCGTGGCTAGTGATTACCTCACAAAGAGCCTAGAGCAGGACAGTGACTACGTACTTCGCCTGAAGAGGGATACCCTTGAGGTAGTAAAGTCGCCGTGGGGTTGGGTCGAATGA
- a CDS encoding RAD55 family ATPase: MSIGGIVMDLSSQERISTGVKGLDDLIEGGLVRGKVYLVTGPPGSGKTTLGMHFLMEGAKNGETVAYASLVHNPDDVVKDMTRFDPSIRFYVGSKKLLLFDLGPVLWRESSHVPTWKSVLFRLREIAEENKVSRLVIDPVTAIEFSIGNPAEKRAELARFVRGLEDMEVTTLLIAEMTDLNRYTEEHYLVSGVIMLHYFLSGGKMVRGLQILKMRRTRHGNGIYLAEFTNKGLVVYPDKSPLIK; encoded by the coding sequence ATGTCAATAGGAGGTATTGTCATGGATTTGTCTTCACAGGAGAGAATATCCACCGGCGTCAAGGGTCTGGACGATCTCATCGAAGGCGGTCTCGTAAGGGGTAAAGTTTACTTGGTTACAGGCCCTCCCGGAAGTGGAAAAACAACCCTGGGAATGCACTTTCTCATGGAGGGTGCAAAGAACGGTGAAACCGTGGCCTACGCTTCCCTTGTTCACAACCCGGATGACGTTGTCAAGGACATGACACGTTTTGATCCCTCCATAAGGTTCTACGTGGGCTCGAAGAAGCTCTTACTCTTTGATCTGGGTCCGGTTCTGTGGAGAGAGTCCTCTCATGTTCCAACATGGAAAAGCGTTCTTTTCAGGCTTAGGGAGATAGCTGAGGAGAATAAGGTTTCAAGGCTCGTTATAGATCCTGTTACTGCTATAGAGTTTTCCATCGGTAATCCTGCCGAAAAGAGAGCTGAACTAGCCCGTTTTGTTAGAGGCCTTGAGGATATGGAGGTTACAACACTCCTCATAGCCGAGATGACGGATCTCAATAGGTACACTGAGGAGCACTATCTGGTTAGCGGAGTAATAATGCTCCACTACTTCCTTTCGGGCGGGAAGATGGTCAGGGGTCTTCAGATACTCAAGATGAGACGAACCAGACACGGAAACGGCATCTACCTAGCTGAATTTACAAATAAGGGTCTTGTCGTTTATCCGGATAAGAGTCCTTTAATAAAGTGA
- a CDS encoding transcriptional regulator: MEAIRELTKNHVLGNPTRLAITIYLLPRGRGPFKDLQKVLEITPGNLDSHLKVLEKAGYIKVYKVITDRPRSAVEITDEEY; the protein is encoded by the coding sequence ATGGAAGCCATCAGGGAGCTAACAAAGAACCACGTCCTCGGAAATCCGACGAGGCTGGCCATTACGATCTATCTGCTGCCTAGGGGAAGGGGGCCCTTTAAAGACCTCCAGAAGGTTCTGGAAATAACACCGGGCAACCTCGATTCCCACCTCAAAGTCCTTGAAAAGGCAGGCTACATTAAAGTTTACAAGGTCATAACGGACAGGCCGAGATCCGCCGTCGAGATTACTGATGAGGAATATTAG
- a CDS encoding TIGR04140 family protein — translation MRIIETPIPLKELNEIRERSGAKVSLTLLGRTERNGIPLNRVLIRGDQKEIKRFMEFLMRSRAGG, via the coding sequence TTGAGAATCATCGAAACTCCAATTCCACTAAAAGAACTCAACGAAATCCGGGAGAGGAGCGGGGCAAAGGTTAGCCTGACACTCCTGGGAAGAACTGAGAGGAACGGCATACCCCTCAACCGGGTTCTGATACGAGGAGATCAAAAGGAGATAAAGCGCTTTATGGAGTTCCTCATGCGTTCAAGGGCAGGGGGCTAG
- a CDS encoding TIGR00269 family protein, which yields MKCSKCGRPAVYHARYTGRYYCHKHFNEMVEKKFKETVKKYRLIEKGERIAAGVSGGKDSVVLMHLLAKLREKFPFELVAITIDEGIAGYRPASVEIAKRNAKKLGIEHRIYSFKEYIGFTLDETVEVMGSFERGERVGACSYCGVWRRWLLNYAAKDVEADKLAVGHNLDDEVQMFLMNILRGDIARLGRTGPYYEEIHPELVPRIKPLREIPEKEIVLYAVLNNIEVDLSECPYAVEAFRAEIRDWLNEMEERHPGTKYQILRSYDKLFPLIAKTYTKKTSELNRCKICGQPTTGEICKACQFRLQVERKAREKGLTFRVE from the coding sequence ATGAAGTGCTCGAAGTGCGGAAGGCCGGCGGTTTATCACGCACGCTACACTGGTAGGTACTACTGCCACAAGCACTTCAACGAGATGGTTGAAAAGAAGTTCAAGGAAACGGTGAAAAAATACCGTCTCATAGAGAAGGGCGAGAGGATAGCCGCTGGCGTTTCTGGTGGAAAGGACAGCGTCGTTCTGATGCACCTATTAGCCAAGCTCCGCGAGAAGTTCCCCTTCGAGCTGGTTGCTATAACAATTGACGAGGGCATAGCCGGCTACAGGCCGGCAAGCGTCGAGATAGCGAAGAGAAACGCGAAGAAACTGGGAATAGAGCACAGAATTTATTCTTTCAAGGAATACATCGGCTTCACCCTCGACGAGACCGTTGAGGTAATGGGGAGCTTCGAGAGAGGCGAACGCGTTGGAGCTTGCTCCTACTGCGGCGTCTGGAGGCGCTGGCTCCTTAACTACGCGGCCAAAGACGTTGAAGCCGATAAGCTGGCAGTTGGACACAACCTCGACGATGAAGTCCAAATGTTCCTCATGAACATTCTGAGGGGCGATATAGCGAGACTCGGGAGAACCGGCCCCTACTACGAGGAGATTCATCCTGAGCTGGTCCCGAGAATTAAGCCCCTCCGTGAGATTCCCGAAAAGGAGATTGTTCTGTATGCTGTCCTGAACAACATTGAAGTCGATTTAAGCGAGTGCCCCTACGCTGTTGAGGCATTCAGGGCCGAGATAAGGGACTGGCTCAACGAGATGGAGGAGAGGCACCCGGGAACGAAGTACCAAATTCTGAGGAGCTACGACAAGCTCTTCCCTCTTATAGCAAAGACCTACACGAAGAAGACGAGCGAGCTCAACCGCTGTAAGATATGCGGCCAGCCGACAACCGGGGAGATATGCAAGGCCTGCCAGTTCCGCCTCCAGGTCGAGAGGAAGGCGAGGGAGAAGGGGCTGACCTTTAGGGTGGAGTGA
- a CDS encoding DEAD/DEAH box helicase family protein: MGMFMFGEKIIPTGIPEFDSLLGGGLLDDSTLLIVYGTHSFGWALGVEVFKRLISSGGFGIATNYSFPALLLERYSNTVGYDVFKDGLEGKLAIIDVFGSLNELTSSSP; this comes from the coding sequence TTGGGGATGTTTATGTTTGGAGAAAAAATAATTCCGACCGGAATACCTGAGTTCGATTCCCTCCTCGGCGGAGGGCTCTTGGATGATAGTACTCTCCTCATAGTCTACGGTACTCACTCTTTTGGCTGGGCCCTGGGAGTTGAAGTTTTTAAAAGGCTTATCTCCAGCGGAGGCTTTGGTATAGCAACCAATTACTCTTTTCCGGCCCTCTTACTGGAGCGCTATTCTAACACCGTTGGTTATGACGTTTTTAAAGATGGCCTCGAAGGAAAGCTGGCTATAATAGACGTCTTTGGTAGCCTAAACGAGCTGACCTCCTCCTCGCCGTAA